In a genomic window of Aeromonas veronii:
- the fhuB gene encoding Fe(3+)-hydroxamate ABC transporter permease FhuB, translating to MKRLLTSPLLRPVSILLGLTLLLAYWELARQLPGALWWQSLFAPNLNDVSQAVVHFSWLPRLAVTLLAGAALGLAGTLMQQVLRNPLASPTTLGVASGAQLALMMVTLFAPSWLLLGREWIAMAGGSLAMALVFALAWRRQLNPVVIVFAGLVINLYLAAISMGLLLFFQEELKGLLVWGSGSLVQNSWSGVSYLLPRLLAAAVLAVVLVRPLAVLELDDASARSLGVSLQHLRFAGLGLAVFVTACVVSVVGLIGFIGLAAPAMVRLLGIRQLGQRLLWAPILGALLLAATDLLLQSLSRFWPVLIPTGAMTALLGAPLLLWLIPRLGIKSGAPKSNAGLLVARHPVPARLIGLLLVGLMLAVVASLLFGQGMTGWSWPSWLRWQAQLEWRLPRTLVAGAAGVLLALAGTLLQRVSNNPMASPELLGVSGGTFMGVIATALLLPALPLPLMLVGGLFGAFACLLLLVLVNRKHGFQPERILLSGIAITALFEPLQAIALANGDLRVQQLLSWMSGSTYYVTLPVAYGLVGLALLMLAACLLVSRWLDLLPMGSAVATALGIRLNRAQLAILLLVAVLTASATLVVGPLSFVGLLAPHMAKLMGLVRARWHLLGAAASGALLMVSADWVGQQILFPQEVPVGLVSTLLGGAYFMWCLRRL from the coding sequence ATGAAGCGACTGCTCACATCGCCGCTGCTGCGGCCGGTCTCGATCCTGCTGGGGTTGACCCTCTTGCTCGCGTATTGGGAGCTGGCTCGCCAGCTGCCCGGTGCGCTCTGGTGGCAGAGCCTCTTCGCCCCCAATCTGAATGACGTCAGCCAAGCAGTGGTGCATTTCAGCTGGCTGCCCCGCTTGGCGGTCACCCTGCTGGCCGGGGCGGCGCTCGGGCTGGCGGGCACCCTGATGCAGCAGGTGCTGCGCAACCCGCTCGCGTCACCGACCACCTTGGGGGTGGCCTCCGGTGCCCAACTGGCGCTGATGATGGTGACCCTGTTTGCCCCCTCCTGGTTGCTGTTGGGGCGGGAGTGGATCGCCATGGCCGGTGGCAGCCTCGCGATGGCACTGGTGTTTGCCCTGGCCTGGCGTCGCCAGCTCAATCCGGTGGTCATCGTCTTTGCCGGGTTGGTGATCAACCTCTATCTGGCGGCCATCAGCATGGGGCTCTTGCTGTTTTTTCAGGAGGAGCTGAAAGGCTTGCTGGTGTGGGGCAGTGGCTCGCTGGTGCAGAACAGCTGGAGCGGGGTGAGTTACTTGTTACCCCGCCTGCTGGCAGCCGCTGTGCTGGCCGTTGTGCTGGTGCGCCCGCTGGCGGTGCTGGAGCTGGATGATGCCAGCGCCCGCAGTCTGGGGGTCTCCCTGCAGCATCTGCGTTTTGCCGGACTGGGACTGGCGGTGTTTGTCACCGCTTGCGTGGTGAGCGTGGTGGGGCTGATCGGCTTTATCGGGTTGGCGGCGCCCGCCATGGTGCGGCTGCTCGGGATCCGCCAGCTCGGCCAGCGGCTGCTGTGGGCACCGATCCTCGGCGCCCTGCTGCTGGCGGCGACCGATCTGCTGCTGCAGAGTCTGAGCCGCTTCTGGCCGGTATTGATCCCCACCGGCGCAATGACCGCCCTGCTGGGGGCGCCGCTGCTGCTCTGGTTGATCCCGCGCCTGGGCATCAAGTCGGGTGCGCCTAAGTCAAACGCCGGCCTGCTGGTGGCTCGCCATCCGGTACCGGCTCGCCTGATCGGCCTGTTGCTGGTCGGGTTGATGCTGGCCGTGGTCGCCTCCCTGCTGTTTGGTCAGGGAATGACAGGCTGGAGCTGGCCGAGCTGGCTCCGCTGGCAGGCCCAGCTGGAGTGGCGACTGCCGCGCACACTGGTGGCGGGGGCTGCTGGCGTGCTGCTGGCGCTGGCGGGCACCCTGTTGCAGCGGGTCAGCAACAACCCGATGGCGAGCCCGGAGTTGCTGGGGGTGAGCGGCGGCACCTTTATGGGGGTGATAGCGACGGCGCTGTTGCTGCCTGCATTGCCCCTGCCGCTGATGCTGGTCGGTGGCCTGTTCGGTGCCTTCGCTTGTCTCTTGCTGCTGGTGCTGGTCAATCGCAAGCACGGCTTCCAGCCGGAGCGGATCCTGCTCTCAGGTATCGCCATCACAGCGTTGTTTGAGCCGCTGCAGGCCATCGCGCTGGCCAACGGTGACCTGCGGGTGCAGCAACTGCTCTCCTGGATGTCCGGCTCCACCTATTACGTCACCCTGCCGGTGGCCTATGGGCTGGTGGGGCTGGCGCTGTTGATGCTGGCCGCCTGCCTGCTGGTGAGTCGTTGGCTCGATCTGCTACCGATGGGGAGTGCTGTAGCGACTGCGCTTGGCATTCGCCTCAACCGTGCCCAGCTCGCCATCTTGCTGCTGGTGGCCGTGCTCACCGCCAGTGCCACCCTGGTGGTGGGGCCGCTCTCCTTCGTCGGTCTGTTGGCGCCACATATGGCCAAGCTGATGGGGCTGGTGCGGGCACGCTGGCACCTGCTTGGGGCCGCCGCTTCCGGCGCCCTGTTGATGGTATCGGCGGACTGGGTCGGTCAGCAGATCCTCTTCCCGCAGGAGGTGCCGGTCGGGCTGGTCTCCACCTTGTTAGGGGGCGCTTACTTCATGTGGTGCCTGCGCCGCCTCTAG
- a CDS encoding ATP-binding cassette domain-containing protein: MFEMKSASFTVNDRTLLHPTDLRFEQGQVYGLIGHNGSGKSTLLKLLARQQPLSDGEILFDGKPLPDWGNREFARQVAYLPQHLPSAENLLGRELVEMGRYPWRGLLGRMGAEDHRQVDRAIALTHTERFADRLVDTLSGGERGRVWLAMLLAQESRFILLDEPLAALDVAHQVEVLTLVKQLSRQLNLGVIIVIHDINMASRFCDRLVALHSGRLLTYGEPEGIMTSETLHAIYGIPMEVIRHPAHAHPIAIV, translated from the coding sequence ATGTTCGAGATGAAATCAGCCAGCTTCACGGTCAATGACCGCACGCTGCTGCACCCCACCGACCTGCGTTTCGAGCAGGGACAGGTCTATGGCCTCATCGGCCACAATGGGTCGGGCAAATCGACCCTGCTCAAGCTGCTGGCACGCCAGCAACCCCTCAGCGACGGCGAGATCCTGTTCGATGGCAAGCCGCTGCCCGACTGGGGCAATCGGGAGTTTGCCCGTCAGGTGGCCTATCTGCCCCAGCATCTGCCGAGCGCCGAGAATCTGCTCGGGCGGGAGCTGGTGGAGATGGGCCGCTACCCCTGGCGCGGCCTGCTGGGCCGGATGGGGGCGGAGGATCACCGTCAGGTCGATCGGGCCATCGCCCTTACCCATACCGAACGCTTTGCCGATCGGCTGGTGGATACCCTCTCCGGCGGCGAGCGGGGCCGGGTCTGGCTGGCGATGCTGCTGGCGCAGGAGAGCCGGTTCATCCTGCTGGACGAGCCGCTGGCCGCGCTGGATGTGGCCCATCAGGTGGAGGTGCTGACGCTCGTCAAGCAGTTGAGCCGTCAGCTGAACCTCGGGGTCATCATCGTCATTCACGACATCAATATGGCATCCCGCTTCTGCGATCGGCTGGTGGCACTGCACTCCGGCCGCCTGCTTACCTACGGCGAGCCTGAGGGGATCATGACCAGCGAGACCCTTCACGCCATCTATGGCATTCCGATGGAGGTCATTCGCCACCCGGCTCATGCTCATCCCATCGCCATCGTCTGA
- a CDS encoding ABC transporter substrate-binding protein: MLLPFVAQADTSPIASAPPPRIATVDWTIAETLLALGVTPLAVGDAGPYQAWVGEPRLPAGVVDIGLRTQPNRELLAELKPDRILISPLAAPLAPTLSRIAPVSTIALYDGQTDLWQRLHEVTLTLARMVGKTVEGERLLAGLDRDLASMKAGLPADLPPLLVVQFIDERHVRVFGRHSLFDAVMTRLGLRNGWQEQTNDWGFSVVSIEQFMTLPTARLVVVDPIPVGVSERLQEHGLWHHLPLVRQAPVLHLPAVWSFGGVLAARRFAGLLSDALLQDVERMEASR; encoded by the coding sequence CTGCTGCTGCCATTTGTGGCGCAGGCCGACACATCCCCGATCGCTTCTGCGCCGCCACCCCGTATCGCCACCGTCGACTGGACCATAGCCGAGACCCTGTTGGCACTCGGGGTGACCCCGTTGGCGGTGGGGGATGCAGGCCCCTATCAGGCCTGGGTCGGCGAGCCACGGCTACCCGCCGGGGTGGTGGATATCGGCCTGCGCACCCAGCCCAACCGCGAGCTGCTGGCGGAGCTCAAACCCGACCGCATCCTCATCTCGCCGCTGGCGGCCCCGCTGGCGCCAACTCTTTCCCGCATCGCGCCGGTGAGCACCATCGCCCTCTATGATGGGCAAACCGATCTGTGGCAGCGGCTGCACGAGGTGACCCTGACCCTCGCCCGCATGGTGGGCAAAACCGTCGAGGGAGAACGGCTGCTGGCGGGACTGGATCGGGATCTCGCCAGTATGAAGGCCGGATTGCCTGCGGATCTGCCGCCCCTGCTGGTGGTGCAGTTTATCGATGAGCGCCATGTGCGGGTGTTTGGTCGCCACAGCCTGTTCGATGCGGTGATGACGCGCCTCGGGCTGCGTAATGGCTGGCAGGAGCAGACCAATGACTGGGGTTTCTCGGTGGTCAGCATCGAGCAGTTTATGACCTTGCCAACCGCGCGGCTGGTGGTGGTCGATCCCATTCCGGTCGGGGTGAGCGAACGGCTGCAGGAACATGGGCTGTGGCACCATCTGCCGCTGGTACGGCAGGCGCCCGTGCTGCATCTGCCTGCGGTCTGGAGTTTTGGCGGCGTATTGGCCGCCCGCCGTTTCGCCGGTCTGCTCAGCGATGCATTGTTGCAAGATGTCGAGCGTATGGAGGCTAGCCGATGA
- a CDS encoding IS4 family transposase: MSIANDLSDVVETSGDMLARLAIFADHIPDEWITAAAALSEKATIRRRRLPSDMVLWLVVGMAFFRNEPISEVARRLNICADGLANDALLADSALSQARQRLGKQPLEWLFKQCADVWGRERYPEDQWHGLQVFAIDGALFRTQDMPELRAHFGSGNTSTNRQTPYPMLRLVTLMNVRSHVIANAAISPYRKGEIPLASEFIHSLPDKSVTLLDKGFFGADLLLRIQAEDTDRHWLIPERKGLVYTELERYGDGDRLLQMTVSPQARKKNPALPTHWQVRAVTYEVAGKEKTVFTSLPVTRFSAAQVATLYHERWEIELGYRDIKSAMQHNAITLRSKKVDLVYQEQWGLLLGYNLVRREASQAAVAHQRAPNEVSFKFACQFIANQMAVMAGAISPAHTPRRLAELRGSIGVMFIEKRPRPSRPRAVKISKTRFPVDRNAAPLK; this comes from the coding sequence ATGTCTATTGCAAACGACCTGAGCGATGTTGTTGAGACATCTGGCGACATGCTGGCTCGGCTGGCAATTTTTGCCGACCATATTCCCGACGAATGGATTACTGCCGCTGCCGCCTTGTCTGAAAAGGCCACTATCCGCCGACGCCGCTTACCTTCTGATATGGTCTTGTGGCTCGTCGTGGGGATGGCCTTTTTCCGTAATGAGCCCATCTCCGAGGTCGCTCGGCGCCTCAATATCTGTGCAGACGGGTTGGCCAATGACGCCTTGCTCGCGGACAGTGCCCTGTCTCAAGCCCGTCAGCGGCTCGGCAAACAGCCGCTCGAGTGGCTGTTCAAGCAGTGTGCCGATGTGTGGGGACGGGAACGTTATCCTGAAGACCAGTGGCACGGTTTACAGGTCTTTGCCATCGATGGAGCCCTGTTTCGTACCCAGGATATGCCTGAACTCAGGGCGCATTTCGGTTCGGGTAACACGTCAACCAACCGGCAGACACCCTATCCAATGCTGCGGCTGGTCACGCTGATGAATGTCCGCTCGCATGTCATTGCCAACGCGGCCATCAGCCCGTATCGCAAAGGGGAAATCCCCCTGGCCAGTGAGTTCATTCACTCATTGCCGGACAAGTCGGTGACCCTGCTGGATAAAGGTTTCTTCGGTGCCGACCTGTTGCTACGAATTCAGGCCGAAGACACCGACCGTCACTGGCTCATCCCGGAACGCAAGGGGCTGGTATACACGGAACTGGAGCGCTATGGCGACGGTGACCGTCTGTTGCAAATGACGGTCTCGCCTCAGGCACGCAAGAAAAACCCGGCGTTGCCGACGCACTGGCAAGTTCGCGCAGTGACCTACGAGGTGGCAGGCAAGGAGAAAACGGTCTTTACCTCCCTGCCCGTAACCCGATTCAGCGCAGCGCAGGTGGCGACCCTGTACCACGAGCGCTGGGAAATCGAGTTGGGATACCGGGATATCAAAAGTGCGATGCAGCACAACGCCATCACACTGAGAAGCAAGAAAGTGGACTTGGTTTATCAGGAACAGTGGGGTTTGCTGCTTGGATACAATCTGGTCAGGCGGGAGGCGAGCCAGGCCGCCGTAGCTCATCAGCGAGCGCCCAATGAGGTGAGCTTCAAGTTTGCCTGTCAGTTCATCGCGAACCAGATGGCAGTGATGGCGGGCGCGATATCGCCAGCCCATACCCCACGGAGGTTGGCGGAGTTGCGGGGGAGCATAGGCGTCATGTTCATAGAAAAACGCCCCAGGCCATCGAGACCCAGGGCGGTGAAGATATCAAAGACCCGCTTTCCGGTAGATCGCAATGCGGCTCCGCTTAAGTGA
- a CDS encoding multidrug ABC transporter permease/ATP-binding protein has translation MELLSLVYRQYRWPFIAITLLSLLSAVSGIGVIAFINQSLIESIGDPLPILGQLIGLIVLLLVITLGSQLALTTLGHHFVYRLRGRLLKQLLDTDVARIRQIGQGPLLASLSSDIGQITIAFVRLPELVQGLVLTLGSALYLGWLSPALLGVTALWVTVTMVVGWLLVNRVYRHLSHMRQAEDRLYQNYQAIIAGSKELALNRERAHFVYHQLYEQNARDYRQQIIRADTYHLSAVNWSNIMMLGAIGLVFFLANGLGWANTNVAATFALTLLFLRTPLLQGIGALPTLLAAQVAFDKIAALNLAEPDADFPLPPAIRPWQRIELEQVSFHYQGEGCFAVGPIDLVIEKGEQIFIIGGNGSGKSTLAMLLTGLYQPVSGRILLDGEPIADRNGYLALFSAIFTDYHLFQHLLGPEPKDELVAEWLERLQMGSKLTIEDGFIADIELSQGQRKRVALLLALAEQREVMLFDEWAADQDPQFRRIFYQLLLPRLKEMGKTVIAISHDDHYFPLADRLLEMRQGQLTELNGARRAAVSRDAIAHLDCEVPA, from the coding sequence ATGGAACTCTTGTCTCTGGTTTATCGCCAATATCGTTGGCCCTTTATTGCCATTACCCTGCTCAGTCTGCTCAGTGCCGTCAGCGGGATTGGCGTCATTGCCTTTATCAATCAGTCTCTTATCGAATCTATAGGTGATCCGCTGCCGATCCTCGGTCAGCTGATCGGCCTGATTGTGCTGCTGCTGGTGATCACACTCGGATCTCAGCTGGCCCTGACCACTCTCGGTCACCATTTTGTCTACCGGTTGCGTGGCCGTCTGCTCAAGCAACTGCTGGATACCGATGTCGCCCGCATCCGCCAGATTGGTCAGGGGCCGCTGCTGGCCTCCCTCTCCAGCGATATCGGACAGATCACCATTGCCTTCGTGCGCCTGCCTGAGCTGGTGCAGGGGTTGGTGCTCACGCTGGGTTCTGCCCTTTACCTCGGCTGGCTCTCTCCTGCGTTGCTCGGGGTGACTGCGCTCTGGGTCACAGTCACCATGGTGGTGGGCTGGCTGCTGGTGAACCGTGTTTATCGCCATCTCTCCCACATGCGTCAGGCCGAAGATCGGCTCTATCAGAACTATCAGGCCATCATCGCCGGCAGCAAGGAGCTGGCGCTTAACCGCGAGCGGGCTCACTTCGTTTACCACCAGCTCTATGAGCAAAATGCCCGTGACTACCGCCAGCAGATCATTCGCGCCGACACCTATCACCTGAGCGCGGTGAACTGGTCGAATATCATGATGCTGGGGGCGATCGGTCTGGTCTTCTTTCTGGCCAACGGCCTTGGCTGGGCCAATACCAATGTGGCGGCTACCTTTGCGCTGACCCTGCTGTTCCTGCGCACCCCGCTGTTGCAGGGGATTGGCGCCCTGCCGACCCTGCTTGCCGCTCAGGTGGCGTTCGACAAGATCGCCGCCCTCAATCTGGCCGAGCCGGATGCGGACTTCCCGCTGCCGCCCGCCATCCGCCCCTGGCAGCGTATCGAGTTGGAGCAGGTGAGCTTTCACTATCAGGGGGAGGGCTGTTTTGCCGTTGGCCCCATCGATCTGGTCATCGAAAAGGGCGAGCAGATCTTCATCATCGGCGGCAATGGCTCCGGCAAGTCGACGCTGGCCATGCTGCTGACCGGCCTTTACCAGCCGGTATCGGGCCGGATCCTGCTGGATGGTGAGCCGATCGCCGATCGCAACGGCTATCTGGCGCTCTTCTCCGCCATATTCACCGACTATCACCTGTTCCAGCACCTGTTGGGGCCGGAACCCAAGGATGAGCTGGTGGCCGAGTGGCTGGAGCGGCTGCAGATGGGCAGCAAGCTCACCATCGAGGATGGCTTTATCGCCGATATAGAGCTCTCCCAGGGGCAGCGCAAGCGGGTCGCCCTGCTGCTGGCGCTGGCCGAGCAGCGCGAGGTGATGCTGTTTGACGAGTGGGCTGCGGATCAGGATCCCCAGTTCCGCCGCATCTTCTATCAGCTGCTGTTGCCGCGCCTCAAGGAGATGGGCAAGACGGTGATTGCCATCAGTCACGACGATCACTACTTCCCGCTGGCCGATCGCCTGCTGGAGATGCGTCAGGGCCAGCTCACTGAGCTGAACGGCGCGCGCCGTGCCGCAGTGAGCCGCGATGCGATCGCCCATCTGGATTGCGAGGTGCCGGCTTGA